One Hordeum vulgare subsp. vulgare chromosome 4H, MorexV3_pseudomolecules_assembly, whole genome shotgun sequence DNA window includes the following coding sequences:
- the LOC123447892 gene encoding uncharacterized protein LOC123447892, with translation MGLLTRCSTKCRAKLKPVLHTDAVLCALSLGGASMRVGTRGIHFVPGPASEDEQERVPPSRGWYPAAYARLLRLAGSLQGVDLADGDLRDTATGSLVTDAHAVARVEQFDAIAGEFAATRRGPPLKTTALSSLTKVCDVLGVSAQRRKNVRLSVCPQVTQHHVWRGALEEVLRDLRADMGALEPPSPAIRMAEQIASACASFLSETADAATSSSPSWMRPAPYRRPSPAPPPAKTWQEVLDMFTDLGKSLATDERLARHTQKVEAMKEGLYQIRDIIVERDIAFKEARHQDCLVQRNLSKNLGHSSRGLYTLLLFYLYGTVRDIEVHLGKRLSGKEGKNVTLHAVKFLIDGDELAVRSGIKQLSRALRVFRFVWEAANTDTGTSSDIVVKKGEGAKGVLKLQGHLWGLGVEEKAVTYRGDVFQVHQIKLP, from the coding sequence ATGGGGCTACTcacaaggtgttcgacgaaatgccgcGCTAAGCTTAAGCCCGTGCTGCACACGGATGCCGTACTCTGCGCGCTCTCGTTGGGCGGGGCTAGTATGCGCGTCGGTACCAGAGGGATCCACTTCGTGCCCGGTCCGGCctccgaggacgagcaagagcgcGTCCCGCCGTCCCGGGGCTGGTACCCGGCCGCCTACGCCAGGCTGCTCCGTCTCGCGGGGTCGCTCCAAGGCGTCGACCTCGCAGATGGCGACCTGCGGGACACTGCGACGGGATCCCTTGTCACCGATGCGCACGCCGTCGCCCGGGTGGAGCAGTTCGACGCAATCGCGGGTGAGTTCGCCGCGACCCGGCGCGGGCCGCCGCTCAAGACGACGGCGCTGAGCTCGCTCACCAAGGTCTGCGACGTTCTCGGCGTGTCGGCGCAGCGGAGGAAGAACGTGCGGCTGAGCGTCTGCCCGCAGGTGACGCAGCACCACGTCTGGCGCGGCGCGCTGGAGGAGGTGCTCAGGGACCTTCGAGCGGACATGGGCGCGCTGGAGCCCCCGTCCCCGGCGATTCGGATGGCCGAACAGATCGCGTCGGCCTGCGCCAGCTTCCTGTCGGAGACCGCGGACGCGGcgacgtcctcctcgccgtcctggATGCGCCCAGCGCCATACAGGAGGCCGTCCCCGGCGCCGCCGCCGGCAAAGACATGGCAAGAAGTGCTGGACATGTTCACGGACCTGGGGAAGAGCCTGGCAACCGACGAGCGACTTGCCAGGCACACGCAGAAGGTGGAGGCCATGAAGGAGGGGTTGTACCAGATACGCGACATCATTGTTGAGAGGGACATCGCCTTCAAGGAGGCGCGCCACCAGGACTGCCTGGTGCAGAGGAATCTGTCCAAAAACCTGGGGCACTCGTCCCGGGGCCTCTACACGCTGCTGCTCTTCTACCTCTACGGCACTGTCCGGGACATCGAGGTGCATCTCGGCAAGCGCCTGTCCGGCAAGGAAGGCAAGAATGTCACCCTGCACGCCGTGAAATTCCTCATCGACGGCGATGAACTTGCGGTCCGGAGCGGCATCAAGCAGCTGAGCCGCGCTCTCCGTGTCTTCAGGTTTGTCTGGGAAGCGGCAAATACCGACACTGGGACTAGCAGCGATATCGTCGTCAAGAAAGGTGAGGGTGCCAAGGGAGTATTGAAGCTACAAGGGCATCTCTGGGGCCTTGGTGTTGAAGAGAAGGCGGTGACATACAGAGGGGATGTGTTCCAAGTGCATCAGATAAAACTGCCCTGA
- the LOC123447891 gene encoding mitogen-activated protein kinase kinase kinase 3-like isoform X1, with protein sequence MPAWWKGKGRSKSKAAAPAGDAGAIPAGKDGEKDRKNKKASSFDEALISREGRGKQPAPAVGHPLPRPASMPSASAPASASASASSGGSSSLGSSAASDEPLDLGIYRISDANKTPAIDSRRQSLVLDEGRFVISNLALENNRSFEPSVSPRKEFQANILDLPSDRTTYCHGRKSTEIVFATRMPSSPPSSRGKHCPTSPVHSRAFGQCPGSPTGWQDDSRSSSSPHPLPLPPGSPCTSRSLHSQWKKGKLLGSGTFGQVYLGFNSEGGQMCAIKEVKVIADDSNSKECLRQLNQEMLLLNQLSHPNIVQYYGSELSSETLSVYLEFVSGGSIHKLLQEYGPFGEAVLRSYTAQILSGLAYLHGRNTVHRDIKGANILVDPNGDIKLADFGMAKHISAYTSIKSFKGSPYWMAPEVIMNTNGYSLSVDIWSLGCTILEMATARPPWSQYEGVAAIFKIGNSKDIPDIPDHLSSEAKSFLKLCLQRDPAARPTAAQLIEHPWVKDQASARSSRSGSGSGSGITRDMFPTSTDGSKASVKTSIELSSYRSLSPLRDTNLRMRNLAVPASSIPSISTRRASAISASSVRMNMSLPVSPCTSPLRQYRQSNRSCLPSPPHPAYSAGAANYSPINNVLYPTRPSNYLTDPWLETPRQKTQTFDSPRRL encoded by the exons ATGCCGGCGTGGTGGAAGGGCAAGGGCAGGAGCAagagcaaggcggcggcgccggcgggggACGCCGGCGCAATTCCGGCCGGAAAGGACGGGGAGAAGGACAGGAAGAACAAGAAGGCGAGCAGCTTCGACGAGGCGCTTATCTCCAGGGAAGGCCGCGGGAAGCAGCCGGCGCCGGCGGTCGGGCACCCGCTGCCGCGGCCGGCGTCCATGCCGTCGGCCTCCGCCCCCGCGTCCGCCTCCGCGTCCGCGTCCAGCGGGGGCAGCTCGTCGCTCGGGTCCTCCGCCGCCTCCGACGAGCCGCTGGATCTCGGAATCTACAG GATATCGGATGCAAACAAAACGCCGGCCATTGattctcggagacaaagtcttgtgCTAGACGAAGGACGCTTCGTCATAAGCAATCTGGCTTTGGAGAATAACAGATCGTTTGAACCCTCAGTTTCTCCAAGGAAAGAATTTCAGGCCAATATTTTGGATCTTCCAAGTGATCGAACGACGTACTGTCATGGCCGAAAATCGACAGAAATTGTGTTTGCTACACGGATGCCAAGCTCTCCCCCTAGTTCAAGAGGAAAACACTGTCCAACCTCACCTGTGCATTCAAGAGCATTTGGGCAATGCCCAGGATCCCCTACTGGGTGGCAAGACGATTCCCGGAGCTCAAGTTCACCGCACCCACTTCCTCTTCCACCAGGCTCCCCGTGCACATCTCGTTCCCTCCATTCACAGTGGAAGAAGGGGAAGTTATTAGGCAGTGGAACATTTGGGCAAGTATACCTCGGATTCAACAG CGAAGGTGGCCAAATGTGTGCAATTAAAGAGGTTAAGGTTATTGCTGATGATTCGAACTCAAAAGAGTGTCTGAGGCAGCTAAATCAG GAAATGCTGCTCCTGAATCAGCTTTCCCATCCAAACATTGTGCAGTACTATGGCAGTGAACTG TCTAGTGAAACACTCTCAGTCTATCTTGAGTTTGTTTCTGGGGGCTCTATACATAAGTTGCTTCAAGAATATGGTCCATTTGGGGAGGCAGTCCTCCGGAGTTACACTGCGCAGATCCTTTCTGGCCTTGCATACTTGCATGGGCGGAATACAGTGCACAG GGATATCAAAGGAGCAAATATACTTGTAGATCCTAATGGTGACATCAAACTTGCAGATTTCGGTATGGCCAAGCAT ATATCAGCATACACATCCATCAAATCTTTCAAAGGAAGCCCCTACTGGATGGCTCCAGAG GTTATCATGAATACAAATGGATATAGCCTTTCAGTGGACATTTGGAGCCTTGGCTGCACCATTCTTGAGATGGCAACTGCAAGGCCTCCATGGAGTCAGTACGAAGGG GTGGCTGCAATATTCAAAATTGGAAACAGCAAAGACATACCTGATATCCCAGATCATCTTTCTTCTGAAGCGAAAAGCTTTTTGAAACTCTGCTTGCAGCGCGATCCTGCTGCACGCCCAACTGCTGCTCAATTAATAGAACATCCTTGGGTGAAAGACCAAGCTTCAGCTAGGTCCTCTAGGTCTGGCTCTGGCTCTGGCTCTGGCATTACTAGGGATATGTTCCCAACTTCCACTGACGGCAGCAAAGCGTCG GTAAAGACAAGCATCGAGTTGTCATCCTACAGAAGCTTATCACCTCTACGAGATACTAATCTCAGGATGAGAAACTTAGCGGTGCCAGCATCTTCTATTCCTTCGATATCAACTCGCAGGGCCTCTGCCAT CAGCGCATCCAGTGTACGTATGAACATGTCCCTCCCCGTCTCGCCATGCACTAGCCCGTTACGGCAGTACAGGCAGTCGAACCGGAGTTGTTTGCCATCACCTCCGCATCCAGCATATTCGGCTGGAGCAGCCAACTACAGCCCTATCAACAATGTGCTGTACCCTACGCGGCCAAGCAACTATCTCACAGACCCGTGGCTCGAAACGCCTCGCCAGAAAACGCAAACATTTGATTCTCCAAGAAGATTGTAG
- the LOC123447891 gene encoding mitogen-activated protein kinase kinase kinase 3-like isoform X2: protein MPAWWKGKGRSKSKAAAPAGDAGAIPAGKDGEKDRKNKKASSFDEALISREGRGKQPAPAVGHPLPRPASMPSASAPASASASASSGGSSSLGSSAASDEPLDLGIYRISDANKTPAIDSRRQSLVLDEGRFVISNLALENNRSFEPSVSPRKEFQANILDLPSDRTTYCHGRKSTEIVFATRMPSSPPSSRGKHCPTSPVHSRAFGQCPGSPTGWQDDSRSSSSPHPLPLPPGSPCTSRSLHSQWKKGKLLGSGTFGQVYLGFNSEGGQMCAIKEVKVIADDSNSKECLRQLNQEMLLLNQLSHPNIVQYYGSELSSETLSVYLEFVSGGSIHKLLQEYGPFGEAVLRSYTAQILSGLAYLHGRNTVHRDIKGANILVDPNGDIKLADFGMAKHISAYTSIKSFKGSPYWMAPEVIMNTNGYSLSVDIWSLGCTILEMATARPPWSQYEGVAAIFKIGNSKDIPDIPDHLSSEAKSFLKLCLQRDPAARPTAAQLIEHPWVKDQASARSSRSGSGSGSGITRDMFPTSTDGSKASVKTSIELSSYRSLSPLRDTNLRMRNLAVPASSIPSISTRRASAIASSVRMNMSLPVSPCTSPLRQYRQSNRSCLPSPPHPAYSAGAANYSPINNVLYPTRPSNYLTDPWLETPRQKTQTFDSPRRL, encoded by the exons ATGCCGGCGTGGTGGAAGGGCAAGGGCAGGAGCAagagcaaggcggcggcgccggcgggggACGCCGGCGCAATTCCGGCCGGAAAGGACGGGGAGAAGGACAGGAAGAACAAGAAGGCGAGCAGCTTCGACGAGGCGCTTATCTCCAGGGAAGGCCGCGGGAAGCAGCCGGCGCCGGCGGTCGGGCACCCGCTGCCGCGGCCGGCGTCCATGCCGTCGGCCTCCGCCCCCGCGTCCGCCTCCGCGTCCGCGTCCAGCGGGGGCAGCTCGTCGCTCGGGTCCTCCGCCGCCTCCGACGAGCCGCTGGATCTCGGAATCTACAG GATATCGGATGCAAACAAAACGCCGGCCATTGattctcggagacaaagtcttgtgCTAGACGAAGGACGCTTCGTCATAAGCAATCTGGCTTTGGAGAATAACAGATCGTTTGAACCCTCAGTTTCTCCAAGGAAAGAATTTCAGGCCAATATTTTGGATCTTCCAAGTGATCGAACGACGTACTGTCATGGCCGAAAATCGACAGAAATTGTGTTTGCTACACGGATGCCAAGCTCTCCCCCTAGTTCAAGAGGAAAACACTGTCCAACCTCACCTGTGCATTCAAGAGCATTTGGGCAATGCCCAGGATCCCCTACTGGGTGGCAAGACGATTCCCGGAGCTCAAGTTCACCGCACCCACTTCCTCTTCCACCAGGCTCCCCGTGCACATCTCGTTCCCTCCATTCACAGTGGAAGAAGGGGAAGTTATTAGGCAGTGGAACATTTGGGCAAGTATACCTCGGATTCAACAG CGAAGGTGGCCAAATGTGTGCAATTAAAGAGGTTAAGGTTATTGCTGATGATTCGAACTCAAAAGAGTGTCTGAGGCAGCTAAATCAG GAAATGCTGCTCCTGAATCAGCTTTCCCATCCAAACATTGTGCAGTACTATGGCAGTGAACTG TCTAGTGAAACACTCTCAGTCTATCTTGAGTTTGTTTCTGGGGGCTCTATACATAAGTTGCTTCAAGAATATGGTCCATTTGGGGAGGCAGTCCTCCGGAGTTACACTGCGCAGATCCTTTCTGGCCTTGCATACTTGCATGGGCGGAATACAGTGCACAG GGATATCAAAGGAGCAAATATACTTGTAGATCCTAATGGTGACATCAAACTTGCAGATTTCGGTATGGCCAAGCAT ATATCAGCATACACATCCATCAAATCTTTCAAAGGAAGCCCCTACTGGATGGCTCCAGAG GTTATCATGAATACAAATGGATATAGCCTTTCAGTGGACATTTGGAGCCTTGGCTGCACCATTCTTGAGATGGCAACTGCAAGGCCTCCATGGAGTCAGTACGAAGGG GTGGCTGCAATATTCAAAATTGGAAACAGCAAAGACATACCTGATATCCCAGATCATCTTTCTTCTGAAGCGAAAAGCTTTTTGAAACTCTGCTTGCAGCGCGATCCTGCTGCACGCCCAACTGCTGCTCAATTAATAGAACATCCTTGGGTGAAAGACCAAGCTTCAGCTAGGTCCTCTAGGTCTGGCTCTGGCTCTGGCTCTGGCATTACTAGGGATATGTTCCCAACTTCCACTGACGGCAGCAAAGCGTCG GTAAAGACAAGCATCGAGTTGTCATCCTACAGAAGCTTATCACCTCTACGAGATACTAATCTCAGGATGAGAAACTTAGCGGTGCCAGCATCTTCTATTCCTTCGATATCAACTCGCAGGGCCTCTGCCAT CGCATCCAGTGTACGTATGAACATGTCCCTCCCCGTCTCGCCATGCACTAGCCCGTTACGGCAGTACAGGCAGTCGAACCGGAGTTGTTTGCCATCACCTCCGCATCCAGCATATTCGGCTGGAGCAGCCAACTACAGCCCTATCAACAATGTGCTGTACCCTACGCGGCCAAGCAACTATCTCACAGACCCGTGGCTCGAAACGCCTCGCCAGAAAACGCAAACATTTGATTCTCCAAGAAGATTGTAG